In the Blautia faecicola genome, CATGGCAGCAGGTGCCAATGTTACCGTCCATGCAGAAGAATTAGTCGTACCGGCAGCAGAAACAGATGCTGTAGCACAGGCACAAGAACCGGTGACAAAAGAAGAAGCCAAAGACCAGCTGGATTCCGCAGTTAAGACGGAACAGAACGCAGCTCAGAAAACAGATGCTGCCAAAGACCAGTATGACTCCGCAAAAGCAGACCAGGACCAGAAACAGGATGCTGTAAATAAGGCGGAACAGGATAAAAATAATGCGCAGAACAATGCCCAGAATGCTTTCGACCAGGCAAAGAACGATGCCCAGAATGCTGTAAATAAAGCAGAACAGGACAAAAACCAGGCTGCACAGGATAAAGTAAATGCCGATAATAATGTTTCTTCCGCTGAAAAGGATCTGGCTGATAAGGAAAAAGCCGAAGAAGAAGCAAAAAAAGATGCTGATAATATCACAACTGACGAGACGGATGAAAGCGTCCAGGATAAAAAAGACGAATTTGATAAAGCAGAATCTGAAAAGAACGATGCTGCTACAGAAGATAACAAGGCACAGGATAAAGTAGACAACGCTCAAAATGGTGTGACCGGTGCCCAGCAGAACAAAGCGGATGCCGATAAAGCCGAGGAAAATGCCAAAACAGATGTAGACAATGCAAAAGCCGACGCCGACAATGCCCAGAATAAAGCTGATGCGGCAAAGAAAGAATATGAAGATGCCGTCAGTGAAGCAAATAAGGATTCTGCTTACAACACCGCTAAAAAGGAAGCGGATGCAGCAGCAGAAGCTGTTAAGAACCAGCAGGTTATTGTAGATCGTGCAAATGCTGATATGCTTTCAAAAAAAGATGCCCTGGATGCTGCCCAGAAAGCATTGGCTCAGGCAAGAGTTGATAAAGCACAGGCAGATGTAGATGCACAGCAGAAGATCGTTGATGAAGCACAGGCGGCATACGATGCTGCGGACAGATCCCTGCAGGAAGCTACCCTTGCATTGAACGACAAGATCGCCGAAAGAGATACTGCAAAGGCAAAAGCGGATGCAGCATATGAAGCTTTCATGAAAGCAAAGACCGAAAAAGACTCCATTGAGTCTGCTATCAAAGATAAATCTACCGAAGAAATGGGAGCTGAAATCGAGCAGAACAAAACCCAGCAGGAGATGAACCAGGCAAAAGATGATCTGCACGCTGCAGAACAGGCACAGGAAGAGGCAAAGGCGGAAAAAGATAAAGCGGATGCCAACACACAACAGAAAAAAAATGAACTGGACGCCGCAAAAAAAGAACTGGATGATTTTAAAGCTACTGTATCTGCAGCCGGTTCCAAAGGTTTCTTTGAAAGCCTCGGATTCACAAAAGATATCTTCTCACAGGGTGAGGCAGCAGGATCTACCCAGATGGGAAATGCAAAGGATGCCACAAACCTTGATAACATGCTGAAATCCCTGGATTTCATCGACAAATGCAATGAGATCCGTAGAAACGAGGGTCTTAATGAGATGAAAGTTTCCCTGACTCTGATGGCCTACGCTCAGTATAACGCCAACGGATCTGCCTATACCTTTGATCACTTAAGATACTGGGGATGCAGTGAGAACCTGGTATGGGGAACTACAAATCCGGATGTTGCTTTTGAATCCTGGTATACAGACGAGAAAAAACTGTACGAACAGGACAAAAATAATGCCTGGCAATGTCTGCATTACTTATCCATCGTTAATCCGAACAATGTGATCACCGGTATCGGTCTTAGCAGATACAATGCTGAATGTGTCAGCCAGACTTTCCTTACCAAAGAAGAAGCTGGCGTTACCTATTATACAACAGCAGAACTTCGAGAACTGATCTTACGTTATTTAAGCGGAGGAGATTTAAAAGATGCTTACGAAAAAGCACAGGAGATCTACGAACAGGCTGCCGCTTCTTCCGATGCAGCTGGTATGGCCTACAGCAATGCTGTTTTGAATACACTGAAGCTCCAGGCCGCATATGATCAGAAAGTAAAAGCAAATGAGAATGCCGTACAGAAAGTAGAAAACCTTCGTAACGAACTGAAAGATCTTACAAAGCAGAAAAAGCAGGCTGAGGATGCCATGGAAAGCAATCAGGAGATCTTGACTCTTGAAAGAAATAATCAGAAGCTTGCAGAAGATGCCATCGAAAAACTCGAAAATACGGTTTCTTCTGCAACCGCTGCAGCTGATAGTACAAAGGCAACTCTTGATTCTCAGACAAAAACCTTGGATTCTTTGAAAGCAGAACTGAAAAAATTACAGGATGCCCAGAAGGACAACACGGCTGAAAAAGCAAGAAGAGCCGTAGGAACAAGCACTCCTGCAGATGCCGCGCAGAAACTGGAAGAAGCTATCGCTGAGGCATTAAAGGCTGGTGATGCATATGATGAAGCTGTAAAACTGCTGGCAAAAGAACAGGCTACATTGAATGCTCTGACTCAGGTAGCAGACGAAAAACAGGCCATTGTTGACCAGCTGAACGAACAGATCGCACAGCTGCGTAAGGATATGGAAGAGAAGAAATCTGATGCTGAAATGAAGAAAGCCATCCTTTCTGAAAAGGAACAGGCACTTGCCGATGCACAGGCGGAAGCTATCAAAAAAGCACAGGCACTTGCCGATGCACAGGCTGCCCTGGAATCTGCGAAAGAACAGAAGGCAAAAACTGCTGAAATTCTGAATGAAAAGACAAAAAAAGCAGACCAGGCACAAGCAGTATACGATGCTGCTAAGGCTTCTCTGGATGCTTATAATGCAGCGCAGGATGCTTTAAGGACTGCACAGGCTGATACAGTAGTGGCTAGAAACGCACTGAAAGTAGCAAGAGAACTTGCTGATGAAAAGGCGCAGGCGGTTACAGATACAAAAAAAGCACACGAAAAGGCATTAGAACGGCTGAAAAGAGCCAATACTCTTTCACTGGAGTCTGCAATGAAGGCTGAAATCACGGATGAAGAATACAAGTACCTCAATGCTTATGTGACAAAGATTGAG is a window encoding:
- a CDS encoding CAP domain-containing protein, yielding MKNVSKLAIATVVAGTTMAAGANVTVHAEELVVPAAETDAVAQAQEPVTKEEAKDQLDSAVKTEQNAAQKTDAAKDQYDSAKADQDQKQDAVNKAEQDKNNAQNNAQNAFDQAKNDAQNAVNKAEQDKNQAAQDKVNADNNVSSAEKDLADKEKAEEEAKKDADNITTDETDESVQDKKDEFDKAESEKNDAATEDNKAQDKVDNAQNGVTGAQQNKADADKAEENAKTDVDNAKADADNAQNKADAAKKEYEDAVSEANKDSAYNTAKKEADAAAEAVKNQQVIVDRANADMLSKKDALDAAQKALAQARVDKAQADVDAQQKIVDEAQAAYDAADRSLQEATLALNDKIAERDTAKAKADAAYEAFMKAKTEKDSIESAIKDKSTEEMGAEIEQNKTQQEMNQAKDDLHAAEQAQEEAKAEKDKADANTQQKKNELDAAKKELDDFKATVSAAGSKGFFESLGFTKDIFSQGEAAGSTQMGNAKDATNLDNMLKSLDFIDKCNEIRRNEGLNEMKVSLTLMAYAQYNANGSAYTFDHLRYWGCSENLVWGTTNPDVAFESWYTDEKKLYEQDKNNAWQCLHYLSIVNPNNVITGIGLSRYNAECVSQTFLTKEEAGVTYYTTAELRELILRYLSGGDLKDAYEKAQEIYEQAAASSDAAGMAYSNAVLNTLKLQAAYDQKVKANENAVQKVENLRNELKDLTKQKKQAEDAMESNQEILTLERNNQKLAEDAIEKLENTVSSATAAADSTKATLDSQTKTLDSLKAELKKLQDAQKDNTAEKARRAVGTSTPADAAQKLEEAIAEALKAGDAYDEAVKLLAKEQATLNALTQVADEKQAIVDQLNEQIAQLRKDMEEKKSDAEMKKAILSEKEQALADAQAEAIKKAQALADAQAALESAKEQKAKTAEILNEKTKKADQAQAVYDAAKASLDAYNAAQDALRTAQADTVVARNALKVARELADEKAQAVTDTKKAHEKALERLKRANTLSLESAMKAEITDEEYKYLNAYVTKIETTKQAYAKAMEELDAAKAVTAKAKASYDKEAVKHAETIADLTIAKANYQKFVDAEKKAETEKAKADKTTAVATPTATGSSVNATSTAAATSTITNVASNAVKTGDPSQAGLMMSLLAGSFGTLGVLRRRRKNNQKK